Proteins from a genomic interval of Bradyrhizobium sp. CCBAU 53340:
- the parC gene encoding DNA topoisomerase IV subunit A, translating into MGKRIVPPEEPAEIHEVPLRDALEERYLAYALSTIMHRALPDARDGLKPVHRRILYGMRLLRLDPGTAFKKSAKIVGDVMGSFHPHGDQAIYDAMVRLAQDFSSRYPLVDGQGNFGNIDGDNPAAYRYTEARMTDVARLLLEGIDEDGVEFRANYDGQSKEPVVLPGGFPNLLANGAQGIAVGMATSIPPHNAAELCDAALHLIEKPDAKSKALLKWVKGPDFPTGGICVDSKQAIAEAYTTGRGSFRVRARWSHEEGARGTWVVVVTEIPFLVQKSRLIEKVAELLDQKKLPLVGDIRDESAEDVRIVIEPKSKNVDPALMMESLFRLTELENKIPLNLNVLIKGRVPKVVGLAEALREWLDHLRDVLIRRSNYRKAQIEHRLEVLGGHLVAYLNLDKVIKIIRTEDEPKPALIKAFKLTEIQAEAILNMRLRNLRRLEEMEIRNEDRDLRKELKGIEGVLASEAEQWKKVGEQVGKVRDMFGPKTPLGKRRTTFADAPEHDLAAMEEALVEREPVTVVVSDKGWIRTMKGHVEDLSGLAFKQDDKLGFAFFAETTSKLLLFATNGKFYSLDVAKLPGGRGHGEPIRLFIDLEQEAAPVALFVNKGGRKFLVASHEGQGFVVNEDDCVGTTKKGKQILNVDMPNEARAITEVLGDTVAVIGENRKMLIFPLDQVPEMARGRGVRLQKYKDGGLSDVAVFEAKAGLTWKDSAGREFSATMKELAEWQGTRADAGRLSPKGFPKSNKFGKVIG; encoded by the coding sequence ATGGGAAAACGAATCGTTCCTCCGGAAGAACCGGCCGAAATTCACGAAGTGCCGCTGCGCGACGCACTGGAAGAGCGCTATCTTGCCTATGCGCTCTCCACCATCATGCACCGGGCGCTGCCGGACGCGCGTGACGGCCTGAAGCCGGTGCACCGGCGCATCCTCTACGGCATGCGCCTGCTCAGGCTCGACCCCGGCACGGCCTTCAAGAAATCCGCCAAGATCGTCGGCGACGTGATGGGCTCGTTCCATCCGCATGGCGACCAGGCGATCTACGACGCCATGGTGCGTCTCGCGCAGGATTTCTCCTCGCGCTATCCGCTGGTCGACGGCCAGGGCAATTTCGGCAATATCGACGGCGATAATCCCGCCGCCTACCGCTACACCGAAGCGCGCATGACCGACGTTGCGCGGCTTCTGCTCGAGGGCATCGACGAGGATGGCGTCGAATTCCGCGCCAATTACGACGGCCAGTCGAAGGAGCCGGTGGTGTTGCCCGGCGGCTTCCCCAACCTGCTCGCCAACGGCGCGCAGGGCATCGCGGTCGGCATGGCGACCTCGATCCCGCCGCACAATGCCGCCGAGCTGTGTGATGCGGCGCTGCATCTGATCGAGAAGCCCGACGCGAAGTCCAAGGCGCTGCTGAAGTGGGTCAAGGGCCCAGATTTCCCGACCGGCGGCATCTGCGTCGACTCCAAGCAGGCCATTGCCGAGGCCTACACCACCGGCCGCGGCTCGTTCCGTGTCCGCGCCAGGTGGTCGCATGAAGAGGGCGCACGCGGCACCTGGGTCGTCGTCGTCACCGAGATCCCCTTCCTGGTGCAGAAGTCGCGCCTGATCGAGAAGGTGGCCGAACTGCTGGACCAGAAGAAGCTGCCGCTGGTCGGCGACATCAGGGACGAGTCGGCCGAAGACGTCCGCATCGTCATCGAGCCGAAGTCGAAGAACGTCGATCCCGCGCTGATGATGGAATCGCTGTTCCGCCTGACCGAGCTCGAGAACAAGATTCCACTGAACCTCAACGTGCTGATCAAGGGCCGCGTGCCCAAGGTGGTCGGCCTTGCCGAGGCCTTGCGCGAATGGCTCGACCATCTGCGCGACGTGCTGATCCGCCGCAGCAACTACCGCAAGGCGCAGATCGAGCACCGGCTGGAGGTGCTCGGCGGCCATCTGGTCGCCTATCTGAACCTCGACAAGGTGATCAAGATCATCCGCACCGAGGACGAACCGAAGCCGGCCCTGATCAAGGCGTTCAAGCTCACCGAGATCCAGGCGGAAGCCATCCTCAACATGCGTCTGCGCAATCTGCGCAGGCTCGAGGAAATGGAGATCCGCAACGAAGACCGGGATCTGCGCAAGGAGCTGAAGGGCATCGAAGGCGTGCTCGCCTCGGAAGCCGAGCAGTGGAAGAAGGTCGGCGAGCAGGTCGGCAAGGTCCGCGACATGTTCGGACCGAAGACGCCGCTCGGCAAGCGCCGCACCACTTTTGCCGATGCGCCCGAGCACGATCTTGCCGCGATGGAGGAAGCCCTCGTCGAGCGCGAGCCGGTGACGGTCGTGGTCTCCGACAAGGGCTGGATCCGTACCATGAAGGGCCATGTCGAGGACCTCTCGGGCCTCGCCTTCAAGCAGGACGACAAGCTCGGCTTTGCCTTCTTCGCCGAGACGACCTCGAAGCTGCTGCTGTTCGCCACCAACGGCAAGTTCTACTCGCTCGACGTTGCGAAGCTGCCGGGCGGCCGCGGCCACGGCGAGCCGATCCGCCTGTTCATCGACCTCGAGCAGGAGGCGGCGCCCGTTGCGCTGTTCGTCAACAAGGGCGGACGCAAATTCCTGGTCGCGAGCCATGAGGGTCAGGGTTTTGTCGTCAACGAGGACGATTGCGTCGGCACCACCAAGAAGGGCAAGCAGATCCTCAACGTCGACATGCCGAACGAGGCACGCGCGATCACCGAAGTGCTCGGTGACACCGTCGCGGTCATCGGCGAGAACAGGAAGATGCTGATCTTCCCGCTCGATCAGGTGCCGGAGATGGCGCGAGGTCGCGGCGTGCGCCTGCAGAAGTACAAGGACGGCGGTCTCTCCGACGTCGCTGTCTTCGAGGCCAAGGCAGGCCTCACCTGGAAGGACTCCGCAGGTCGCGAATTCTCCGCGACCATGAAGGAGCTCGCCGAGTGGCAGGGCACCCGCGCCGACGCCGGCCGCCTGTCGCCGAAAGGCTTCCCGAAGTCGAACAAGTTCGGCAAGGTGATCGGGTAG
- the era gene encoding GTPase Era, whose protein sequence is MTAETSGDVPTATRCGFVALIGAPNVGKSTLVNALVGAKVTIVSRKVQTTRALIRGIVIENNAQIILVDTPGIFLPKRRLDRAMVSTAWSGAHDADLVCVLLDAKTGIDEEAEAILAKAASVNHEKILVINKVDLVQREKLLALAQAANERMKFARTFMISAISGDGVDDIRKTLAEMVPPGPYLYPEDQMSDAPMRQLAAEITREKIYQKLHQELPYQSTVETDKWEERKDKSVRIEQTIFVERESQRKIVLGKGGATIKSIGADSRKELMQILDVPVHLFLFVKVRENWGDDPDRYREMGLEFPKE, encoded by the coding sequence ATGACGGCTGAAACAAGCGGCGATGTGCCCACCGCGACGCGCTGCGGGTTCGTTGCGCTGATCGGCGCGCCCAATGTCGGCAAATCCACGCTGGTCAATGCGCTGGTCGGGGCCAAGGTCACGATCGTCTCGCGCAAGGTGCAGACCACGCGCGCGCTGATCCGCGGCATCGTGATCGAGAACAATGCGCAGATCATTCTGGTCGACACGCCCGGCATCTTCCTGCCCAAGCGCCGGCTCGATCGCGCCATGGTCTCGACCGCCTGGAGCGGGGCGCATGACGCCGATCTCGTCTGCGTGCTGCTGGATGCCAAGACCGGCATCGACGAGGAGGCCGAGGCGATCCTCGCCAAGGCGGCAAGCGTCAATCACGAGAAGATCCTGGTCATCAACAAGGTCGATCTGGTTCAGCGCGAGAAGCTGCTGGCGCTGGCGCAGGCCGCCAACGAGCGCATGAAGTTCGCAAGAACCTTCATGATCTCCGCGATCTCCGGTGACGGCGTCGACGACATCCGCAAGACGCTTGCCGAGATGGTGCCGCCGGGGCCGTACCTCTATCCCGAGGATCAGATGTCGGACGCGCCGATGCGGCAGCTGGCGGCTGAAATCACGCGCGAAAAAATCTATCAGAAGCTGCACCAGGAATTGCCCTACCAGTCGACGGTCGAGACCGACAAGTGGGAGGAGCGCAAGGACAAGTCGGTGCGCATCGAGCAGACGATCTTCGTGGAGCGCGAAAGCCAGCGCAAGATCGTGCTCGGCAAGGGCGGCGCCACCATCAAGTCGATCGGCGCGGACTCGCGCAAGGAACTGATGCAGATCCTGGACGTGCCGGTGCATCTGTTCCTGTTCGTGAAGGTGCGCGAGAACTGGGGTGACGATCCCGATCGCTATCGCGAGATGGGCCTGGAATTTCCCAAAGAATAA
- the acpS gene encoding holo-ACP synthase gives MIIGIGSDLIDITRVAKVIERHGERFLDRIFTAAERAKAERRAKNEKMVVATYAKRFAAKEACSKALGTGIRQGVWWRDMGVVNLPGGRPSMRLTGGALARLQAMTPDGFEAQIDLSITDDWPLAQAFVIISAVPQAKS, from the coding sequence ATGATCATCGGCATCGGCTCCGACCTCATCGACATCACCCGCGTGGCCAAGGTGATCGAGCGCCATGGCGAGCGTTTCCTCGACCGCATCTTCACCGCGGCCGAGCGGGCCAAGGCGGAGCGGCGCGCCAAGAACGAGAAGATGGTGGTGGCGACCTACGCCAAGCGCTTCGCCGCCAAGGAGGCCTGCTCCAAGGCGCTCGGCACCGGCATCCGGCAGGGTGTCTGGTGGCGCGACATGGGGGTGGTCAACCTGCCCGGGGGACGGCCGTCGATGCGGCTGACCGGGGGGGCGCTGGCCCGGCTCCAGGCCATGACGCCTGATGGCTTCGAGGCGCAGATCGACCTGTCGATCACCGACGACTGGCCGCTTGCGCAGGCCTTCGTGATCATTTCCGCCGTCCCGCAAGCCAAGTCCTGA
- the rnc gene encoding ribonuclease III encodes MKDEAKDVTTEPIEAQAAPEGEAATKTLAPKTADNKTPEVKAPAKKKRTRSSKAKEKAKAAADANAALEARIGHSFTDPNLLMQAITHVSALKSGRKRGDSYQRLEFLGDHVLGLVVSDMLYHAFPNADEGELSKRLAELVRKESCADVAKSLGLLDDIKLGSVGSSADARLRKSILGDICEAVIGAIFLDGGHAAADEFVKRNWTERMHKPRRPLRDPKTVLQEWAQGKGLPTPVYREVERTGPHHDPQFRVAVDLPGLAPAEGIGGSKRAAEKVAASVMIEREGVGGGNDG; translated from the coding sequence ATGAAAGACGAAGCCAAGGACGTCACGACCGAACCGATAGAGGCGCAGGCCGCTCCCGAGGGCGAAGCTGCAACCAAGACGCTTGCGCCCAAAACGGCTGACAACAAGACTCCGGAAGTCAAGGCGCCCGCGAAGAAGAAGCGGACGCGAAGCAGCAAGGCCAAGGAGAAGGCGAAAGCGGCGGCAGACGCCAATGCGGCGCTCGAAGCGCGCATCGGCCACAGCTTCACCGACCCGAACCTGTTGATGCAGGCGATCACGCATGTGTCGGCGCTGAAGTCCGGACGCAAGCGTGGTGACAGCTATCAGCGGCTCGAGTTCCTCGGTGACCACGTGCTCGGGCTCGTCGTCTCCGACATGCTCTATCACGCCTTCCCGAATGCCGATGAGGGCGAGCTGTCCAAGCGGCTTGCCGAGCTCGTGCGCAAGGAGAGCTGCGCCGATGTCGCCAAGTCGCTCGGCCTGCTCGACGACATCAAGCTCGGCTCGGTCGGCTCAAGCGCCGATGCTCGCCTGCGCAAATCCATCCTCGGCGACATCTGCGAAGCCGTGATCGGTGCGATCTTCCTCGACGGCGGCCATGCGGCGGCGGACGAGTTCGTCAAGCGCAACTGGACCGAGCGCATGCACAAGCCGCGGCGTCCTTTGCGCGATCCCAAGACCGTGCTGCAGGAATGGGCGCAGGGCAAGGGATTGCCGACGCCGGTTTATCGCGAGGTCGAGCGCACCGGCCCGCACCACGATCCGCAGTTCCGAGTTGCCGTCGACCTGCCGGGGCTGGCGCCGGCCGAAGGCATCGGCGGCAGCAAGCGCGCGGCGGAGAAAGTAGCAGCTTCAGTGATGATCGAACGTGAAGGCGTTGGCGGCGGCAATGACGGCTGA
- the lepB gene encoding signal peptidase I codes for MSVTSGTKTESGVGETVRVVIHALLIALVIRTFLFQPFNIPSGSMKATLLVGDYLFVSKYSYGYSHYSIPFSPPLFSGRIWGSDPNRGDIVVFRLPKDDSVDYIKRVIGLPGDRLQMKGGLLYINDVPVHRERLSDFVGEDPCSASDTERVTTARVKRWKEELPNGVAYETLDCVDNGFYDDTSVYTVPAGHFFMMGDNRDNSTDSRVQSAVGYVPQENLIGRAQMIFFSIGQGEHVWMFWRWPWSVRWNRFFKIVR; via the coding sequence ATGAGCGTGACTTCGGGAACGAAAACTGAAAGCGGCGTCGGCGAAACGGTCCGGGTCGTCATCCACGCTCTGCTGATCGCGCTGGTGATCCGCACCTTCCTGTTCCAGCCCTTCAACATCCCGTCGGGCTCGATGAAGGCGACGCTGCTAGTCGGCGACTACCTCTTCGTCTCGAAATATTCCTACGGCTATAGCCACTATTCGATCCCGTTCTCGCCGCCGCTGTTCTCGGGACGGATCTGGGGCTCGGATCCGAACCGCGGCGACATCGTCGTGTTTCGTCTGCCGAAGGACGATTCCGTCGACTACATCAAGCGCGTGATCGGCCTTCCCGGCGACCGCCTCCAGATGAAGGGCGGGCTGCTCTATATCAATGACGTGCCGGTGCACCGCGAACGGCTGAGCGATTTCGTCGGCGAAGACCCTTGCAGCGCGTCCGATACGGAGCGGGTTACGACGGCGCGGGTGAAGCGTTGGAAGGAGGAGCTGCCGAACGGCGTCGCCTACGAGACCCTCGATTGCGTCGACAACGGCTTCTACGACGACACCAGCGTCTATACCGTGCCGGCCGGTCACTTCTTCATGATGGGCGATAACCGCGACAACTCCACCGACAGTCGCGTGCAGTCGGCGGTCGGCTACGTGCCGCAGGAGAACCTGATCGGCCGCGCCCAGATGATCTTCTTCTCCATCGGCCAAGGCGAGCACGTCTGGATGTTCTGGCGCTGGCCGTGGTCGGTGCGCTGGAATCGCTTCTTCAAAATCGTCCGATGA
- the recO gene encoding DNA repair protein RecO: MEWTDEGIVLGVRRHGESSAIVELLTRQHGRHLGLVRGGASSRLRPLLQPGNSVSAVWRARLDEHLGTYAIEGLKLRAATLLGSSHGVYGVTHLASIARLLPERDPHEEIFALLEHSLDDFDDIGSAAVHLIHFELAMLSELGFGLALENCAVTGETTDLIYVSPKSGGAVSRGAGEPWRDRLLRLPPFLRHGEAAHELTDEDLQDGFRLTGLFLLRHVLEPRGQGHSDARAGFINALIRQQAKAALPTP; encoded by the coding sequence ATGGAATGGACCGACGAAGGCATCGTGCTGGGCGTGCGGCGGCATGGCGAGAGCAGCGCCATCGTCGAGCTCTTGACGCGCCAGCACGGCCGGCATCTCGGTCTCGTGCGCGGCGGAGCCAGTTCGCGGCTGCGGCCGCTTCTGCAGCCCGGCAACAGTGTCAGCGCAGTGTGGCGGGCGCGGCTCGACGAGCATCTCGGCACTTATGCGATCGAGGGCCTGAAGCTGCGCGCAGCGACGCTGCTGGGATCATCCCATGGCGTCTACGGCGTTACCCATCTGGCCTCGATTGCGCGGCTCCTTCCCGAGCGCGATCCGCACGAGGAGATCTTTGCACTGCTCGAACATTCGCTCGACGATTTCGACGACATTGGCAGCGCGGCCGTGCATCTCATCCATTTCGAGCTCGCCATGCTCTCCGAGCTCGGCTTCGGCCTGGCGCTCGAAAACTGTGCGGTGACCGGGGAGACCACGGACCTGATCTATGTCTCGCCGAAATCGGGGGGCGCGGTGTCGCGCGGCGCGGGCGAGCCCTGGCGGGACCGCCTGCTGCGGCTGCCGCCGTTCCTGCGCCACGGCGAAGCCGCGCATGAACTCACTGATGAGGATCTTCAGGACGGCTTCCGACTGACCGGCCTGTTCCTGCTGCGTCATGTGCTGGAGCCTCGCGGGCAGGGTCATTCCGACGCGCGTGCGGGCTTCATTAATGCCCTGATCCGGCAGCAGGCCAAAGCGGCGCTGCCCACGCCATGA
- a CDS encoding bifunctional (p)ppGpp synthetase/guanosine-3',5'-bis(diphosphate) 3'-pyrophosphohydrolase — translation MVYRRRRPTQMQAAAESVAVAPTAPVARPAKPRARMMRQYDLVERVRSYNPNTDEDLLNRAYVYAMKAHGSQTRASGDPYFSHPLEVAAILTDLKLDDATIVAALLHDTIEDTEATRAEIDQLFGPEIGALVEGLTKLKRLELVSREAKQAENLRKLLLAIADDVRVLLVKLADRLHNMRTLDFVPTESRRRIAEETLDIYAPLAGRMGMQEMREELEDLSFRTLDPEAYSVVMQRLDALAERNRNLIGEIEDQLSNNLRHRGLGARVYGRRKKPFSIWTKMERKSVGFEQLSDIFGFRVVVNDIEACYRALGIVHTTWPVVPGRFKDYISTPKQNDYRSIHTTVIGPGNQRVELQIRTEAMDQIAERGIAAHVFYKEGVGSPTEFLKRESNAFAWLRHTIGILSESANPEEFLEHTKLELFHDQVFCFTPKGKLIALPRHANVIDFAYAVHTDVGNSAVGCKINGKFAPLSSELQNGDEVEVLTSEAQSAPPSAWETLAVTGKARAAIRRATRTAVRDQYVGLGRRIVERLFERAKIEYADDKLKGALPRLARTSIEDVMAAVGRGEIKASHVARAMYPDYKEERVARYGVKKAQGLAAKVKEKSPEPSRSPVAIPIGGNNSALPVKFAPNGGAVPGDRIVGIVTPGEGITIYPIQSPALKDFEEEPERWLDVRWDIEDSAPQRFPARIKVENVNEPGALAQIATVIAEHDGNIDNISMHRRSPDFTETTIDLEVYDLKHLSAILAQLRAKAVVAKVERVNG, via the coding sequence ATGGTGTATCGACGCCGCAGACCCACGCAGATGCAGGCCGCAGCCGAATCGGTTGCCGTGGCCCCGACTGCGCCAGTGGCACGGCCAGCGAAGCCGCGCGCGCGGATGATGCGTCAATATGACCTGGTCGAGCGCGTCCGCTCCTACAATCCGAACACCGACGAGGACCTGCTGAACCGGGCCTATGTCTACGCCATGAAGGCGCACGGATCGCAGACCCGCGCGTCGGGCGACCCGTATTTCTCGCACCCGCTCGAAGTGGCGGCGATTCTCACCGACCTCAAGCTTGACGATGCCACCATCGTCGCCGCGCTGCTCCACGACACGATCGAGGACACCGAAGCCACGCGCGCCGAGATCGACCAGCTGTTCGGTCCCGAGATCGGCGCGCTGGTCGAGGGTCTGACCAAGCTGAAGCGACTCGAACTGGTGTCGCGCGAGGCCAAGCAGGCCGAGAACCTGCGCAAATTGTTGCTGGCCATCGCCGACGATGTCCGCGTGCTGCTGGTCAAGCTCGCCGACCGCCTGCACAACATGCGCACGCTCGACTTCGTGCCGACCGAATCGCGCCGGCGCATCGCCGAGGAGACGCTCGACATCTACGCGCCGCTGGCGGGGCGCATGGGCATGCAGGAAATGCGCGAGGAGCTGGAGGATCTGTCCTTCCGCACACTCGATCCCGAAGCCTATTCGGTGGTGATGCAGCGGCTCGATGCGCTGGCCGAGCGCAACCGCAATTTGATCGGTGAGATCGAGGACCAGCTCTCCAACAACCTGCGCCACAGGGGGCTCGGCGCGCGGGTTTATGGTCGCCGCAAGAAGCCGTTTTCGATCTGGACCAAGATGGAGCGCAAGTCGGTCGGCTTCGAGCAGCTGTCCGACATCTTCGGCTTCCGCGTCGTCGTCAACGACATCGAGGCCTGCTACCGCGCGCTCGGCATCGTCCACACCACCTGGCCGGTCGTGCCGGGGCGTTTCAAGGACTACATCTCGACGCCGAAGCAGAATGACTACCGCTCGATCCACACCACCGTGATCGGCCCCGGCAACCAGCGCGTCGAGCTGCAGATCCGCACCGAGGCGATGGACCAGATCGCCGAGCGCGGCATCGCCGCGCACGTGTTTTACAAAGAGGGCGTGGGCTCGCCGACCGAATTCCTCAAGCGCGAGTCGAACGCATTCGCCTGGCTGCGCCACACCATCGGCATCCTCTCGGAGAGTGCCAATCCCGAGGAATTCCTCGAGCACACCAAGCTCGAGCTGTTCCACGACCAGGTGTTCTGCTTCACCCCGAAGGGCAAGCTGATCGCGCTGCCGCGCCATGCCAATGTGATCGACTTCGCCTATGCCGTGCATACCGACGTCGGCAACAGCGCCGTGGGGTGCAAGATCAACGGCAAGTTCGCGCCGTTGTCCTCCGAGCTCCAGAATGGTGACGAGGTCGAGGTGCTGACCTCGGAAGCGCAATCGGCGCCGCCCTCGGCCTGGGAAACGCTCGCGGTCACCGGCAAGGCGCGCGCCGCGATCCGCCGCGCCACCCGAACCGCCGTGCGCGATCAATATGTCGGCCTCGGCCGCCGGATCGTCGAGCGCCTGTTCGAGCGCGCCAAGATCGAATATGCCGACGACAAGCTCAAGGGCGCGCTGCCGCGGCTGGCGCGCACCTCGATCGAGGACGTCATGGCGGCGGTGGGGCGCGGCGAGATCAAGGCCTCCCACGTCGCACGCGCGATGTACCCCGATTACAAGGAGGAGCGCGTCGCGCGCTATGGGGTCAAGAAGGCGCAGGGGCTTGCCGCCAAGGTCAAGGAGAAGTCGCCCGAGCCGTCGCGCAGTCCAGTCGCGATCCCGATCGGCGGAAACAATTCCGCCCTGCCGGTGAAGTTCGCGCCGAACGGCGGTGCCGTGCCAGGCGACCGCATCGTCGGCATCGTCACGCCGGGCGAGGGGATCACGATCTATCCGATCCAGTCGCCGGCGCTGAAGGATTTCGAGGAGGAGCCGGAGCGCTGGCTCGACGTCCGCTGGGACATCGAGGACTCCGCGCCGCAGCGCTTCCCGGCGCGGATCAAGGTCGAGAATGTCAACGAGCCCGGTGCGCTGGCGCAGATCGCCACTGTGATCGCCGAGCATGACGGCAACATCGACAATATCAGCATGCATCGCCGCTCGCCCGACTTCACGGAGACGACGATCGATCTCGAAGTCTACGATCTCAAGCATTTGAGCGCGATCCTGGCCCAACTGCGCGCCAAGGCGGTCGTCGCCAAAGTCGAACGTGTTAATGGATAG
- a CDS encoding pyridoxine 5'-phosphate synthase, which translates to MPAPPLRLGVNIDHVATVRNARGGRHPDPVRAALLAIEAGADGITAHLREDRRHIRDEDMARLKAEISKPLNFEMAATDDMMRISLATKPHAVCLVPERRQEVTTEGGLDVVGQHNALAPYIARLNDAGIRVSLFIAADPAQIEMAARLGAPVIEIHTGAWCDAVTDGHVDKAEAEWQRIVAGVKIAKAAGLEVHAGHGLDYATAEKIAALPEIMELNIGYYMIGEALFVGLAETVRSMRAAMDRGRGRA; encoded by the coding sequence ATGCCCGCACCTCCGCTCCGCCTCGGCGTCAATATCGACCATGTTGCGACTGTCCGTAACGCACGCGGCGGCCGCCATCCCGATCCGGTCCGCGCCGCGCTGCTTGCGATCGAGGCCGGCGCCGACGGCATCACGGCGCATTTGCGCGAGGACCGCCGGCACATCCGCGACGAAGACATGGCGCGGCTGAAGGCCGAGATCTCCAAGCCGCTGAATTTCGAGATGGCGGCGACCGACGACATGATGCGCATCTCGCTCGCCACCAAGCCGCATGCGGTGTGCCTGGTGCCCGAGCGGCGCCAGGAGGTGACGACCGAAGGCGGGCTCGACGTCGTTGGCCAGCACAATGCGCTCGCGCCTTACATTGCCCGGCTGAATGATGCCGGCATTCGTGTCTCGCTGTTCATCGCCGCGGACCCAGCCCAGATCGAAATGGCGGCGCGGCTGGGCGCGCCCGTGATCGAGATCCATACCGGGGCCTGGTGCGATGCCGTGACAGACGGCCACGTCGACAAGGCGGAAGCCGAATGGCAGCGGATCGTGGCGGGCGTGAAGATTGCCAAGGCGGCAGGGCTGGAGGTCCATGCCGGCCACGGGCTCGACTACGCGACGGCGGAGAAGATCGCCGCTCTGCCCGAGATCATGGAGCTCAACATCGGCTACTACATGATTGGCGAGGCGCTGTTCGTCGGTCTCGCCGAGACGGTGCGCAGCATGCGCGCCGCGATGGACCGCGGCCGGGGCCGGGCATGA
- the rpoZ gene encoding DNA-directed RNA polymerase subunit omega produces the protein MARVTVEDCIDKVDNRFDLVLLAAHRARMISSGSQLTVDRDNDKNPVVSLREIADTTISPEDLREELVHSLQKFVEVDEPEPDTVPLIGSAGASVDADDTEVAVERMTEEELLKGLEGLAPPEEQPEEDE, from the coding sequence ATGGCTCGCGTCACCGTAGAAGATTGTATCGACAAGGTCGACAACCGGTTTGACCTGGTCCTGCTGGCCGCCCACCGTGCCCGCATGATTTCGTCCGGTTCACAACTAACGGTTGACCGCGATAACGACAAGAACCCTGTTGTATCTTTGCGCGAAATTGCCGACACGACCATCTCGCCGGAGGATCTCCGCGAGGAGCTGGTGCACTCCCTCCAGAAGTTCGTCGAGGTGGACGAGCCCGAGCCGGACACCGTGCCGCTGATCGGTTCCGCCGGCGCCAGCGTCGATGCGGACGATACCGAAGTGGCTGTGGAGCGCATGACCGAAGAGGAGCTCCTGAAGGGCCTCGAAGGCCTCGCGCCGCCGGAAGAGCAGCCCGAGGAGGACGAGTAA